The Procambarus clarkii isolate CNS0578487 chromosome 18, FALCON_Pclarkii_2.0, whole genome shotgun sequence genome segment ACTCAACCCTAGACTTTTTAAACATACATATTTGAGACCAGGAGGATCACTGATTTATGGGGAACTTCTATACCACGAGTCTTGCTTGGGAATCATGACATAACCGTAAATGATCTTTGTCTCTCTTAGTGGAGGGAGGAGTTGCTGGTAGTGGTCTCTCCTAGTGGAAGGGGAAGTTGCTGGTGGTGGTCTCTCTTAGTGGAGGGGAGAGTTGTTGATGGTGGTCTCTCTTAGTGGAGGGgagcttccagatctatgtccgCATGCTGTAAACGGCATCCACATCTTATTATGTTATAATTGTTGGTGTCTATCCATAGAGCCAGCTCATTTTGAAGCTTCATAGGGACATTGTCAAATTCTATCCGGAATGTATCTGTTTGGgctcttttgacccagtaccttagggcactagggaatttatgccTGATTcttattttctttagaaaatcaaagaacttgggtgacacctattaGTTTATTCACTTCTGAGTACCgattaggatcaattaccaaagtccgaggtggTTCTGGATTCTCAGtaggaacagtgacattggtgaTAATGACTTGTGCCTTATATTCAGGCCACTGGTCACTGACTaaccactgaggtccattgaaccacatctctgttTTGGTTAATTGCTGtgaagtcaggcctcgggagagatagtcagctggattctctttggtgggtacatatcttagtttgtATCCTAcggacaactctcgtatttccttatcGCAGTTACTCACATAAGGCtttttactgttattgtttttcacCCACtttagcactgcctcattatctgaccataacaCTGTTTCTGCAAAGTGGATATTGTTTAaagccttgatcagataatgagccactCTTACTCCTAACAGTAGGGCTGTTAACTCCAGTTGTGACAATGATCGTTTCTTTACAGTGCCACTCTGGCGTTTGGTGAGAGCAAATCGGCTTGCCCATTTAAGACTAGGTAAGCTACtgtgccataagcctttcctgaggcatcacagaaTACATGTAGCTTAATTAGTTCCTTTTAATTTATTGTGTtccgagggaacttgacagactctaggatactgaAATCTTTCACTAGCTCATGTAATTTTTCTTGTAAggtaggtgttagaagatcatcccagccaaTCTTTTGTTGCCAACGTTCCTGCATTATCAACTTCCCATTTAAGATTGGACTTAATAGTCGCAATGGGTTGAAGGTTTTCCTGACCTGTGAGAGTAATTTTCTTATTGTTAAGTTAGGGGTATCTGGCTCCACCGACTTGATTGTCACCTGATCTGCAGTCTTATCCCATTCGATGCCTAGTACCTTTGTCGTATGGAATTATGTttcgatcagttgatttaatttgacattgttGCAGACCCAAGATTGGATAGGCATATTTGCTCCCAATAATTCTAGATTGACCTCATCATATATGTTCAGCAGTTTGCTTTCACTGCTGGGTGTTCCTTGGAAATTGTCCACATACAGGTTGTTGCTAATTTCTGTTTTATTTGGGCTATTAGACTTCTTCAAGTGCGAGTCTAAGGTAGCTTGAAACAGAAACGGAGAAGAAGTGGCGCCAAACAAAACAGATGCAAACCTGTAGGTGATTAAATCACTGTTTGGATCGTTAGGATCCTCGATCCATAGGAACTTTTTGTAGTTACGGTCTTCTTCttggagacctaccctaaggaaggTTTCTCTGATATCTGCCGTGTATGCTTCAGTCCCAATGCAGAACTTTAACAGCACATCGAATAtcctttgtgtcaggctagggccagtttgaaggcagtcattcagTGATACACTATTCTGTGTGGTcctagcactgcagttaaagactaTCTTTATTGGGGTAATAGCTGATTTTTTCAGTACTGGatggtgtggcaggtggtgtcctTCCTTTGGGTCATCATTTGTTACAACCT includes the following:
- the LOC123748487 gene encoding uncharacterized protein; translated protein: MKQRNDKFIEVVTNDDPKEGHHLPHHPVLKKSAITPIKIVFNCSARTTQNSVSLNDCLQTGPSLTQRIFDVLLKFCIGTEAYTADIRETFLRVGLQEEDRNYKKFLWIEDPNDPNSDLITYRFASVLFGATSSPFLFQATLDSHLKKSNSPNKTEISNNLYVDNFQGTPSSESKLLNIYDEVNLELLGANMPIQSWVRKTFNPLRLLSPILNGKLIMQERWQQKIGWDDLLTPTLQEKLHELVKDFKTVLWSDNEAVLKWVKNNNSKKPYVSNCDKEIRELSVGYKLRYVPTKENPADYLSRGLTSQQLTKTEMWFNGPQWLVSDQWPEYKAQVIITNVTVPTENPEPPRTLVIDPNRYSEVNKLIGVTQVL